From a single Pyruvatibacter sp. genomic region:
- a CDS encoding DnaJ domain-containing protein produces the protein MSSWSKYREFVKVPPRSRNAAEEQAQRRRARKHNCAWPGCDAEGVHKAPTDKSSTGDARRYRWLCVEHVREFNKSWNYFEGMSDADVRRFQREAATGHRPTWSVGSNRSAAAASKFGFVGSEADPTVYDPHGFASDSGTKKGTNGAARRRLRPKEGKALETLGLDGEASANDIKSKYKRLVKLHHPDANGGDRSSEERLRSVIEAYGYLKSTGYLKT, from the coding sequence ATGAGTTCCTGGTCCAAATATCGCGAGTTCGTCAAGGTTCCGCCGCGCTCGCGCAATGCCGCCGAAGAGCAGGCGCAGCGCCGCCGTGCCCGCAAGCATAATTGCGCGTGGCCCGGCTGCGATGCCGAAGGCGTCCACAAAGCCCCCACCGACAAAAGCTCTACTGGTGACGCGCGACGCTACCGCTGGCTATGCGTGGAGCACGTGCGCGAGTTCAATAAGTCGTGGAATTACTTTGAGGGCATGTCGGACGCGGATGTCCGCCGGTTCCAGCGTGAGGCGGCGACCGGCCACAGGCCCACATGGAGCGTTGGCTCCAACCGCAGTGCGGCCGCGGCAAGCAAGTTCGGCTTTGTTGGCTCTGAGGCCGACCCTACCGTCTATGACCCGCACGGCTTTGCCAGCGACAGCGGCACCAAAAAGGGCACCAACGGTGCCGCCCGCCGCCGCCTGCGCCCCAAGGAGGGCAAAGCGCTGGAGACGCTTGGTCTTGACGGGGAGGCGTCTGCGAACGACATCAAGAGCAAATACAAGCGGCTGGTAAAGCTGCACCATCCAGATGCCAATGGCGGTGACCGCTCCTCGGAGGAGCGTTTACGCAGCGTCATTGAGGCCTATGGCTATCTCAAGTCAACGGGCTACCTCAAAACCTGA
- the cobS gene encoding cobaltochelatase subunit CobS, producing the protein MTETHTGMMPTHAPDTTVMVKDVFGFDSDLEVPAFKEKSDYVPDFDENYIFNKETTLAILAGFAHNRRVMVQGYHGTGKSTHIEQVAARLNWPCIRINLDSHVSRIDLVGKDAIVLKDGQQVTEFREGILPWALQHPVALVFDEYDAGRPDVMFVIQRILEVSGKLTLLDQNKVLRPHPSFRLFSTTNTIGLGDTSGLYHGTQQINQGQMDRWNIVTTLNYLPHQQETDIVLAKAEHYQNDEGKKTVAAMVRVADLTRNAFINGDISTVMSPRTVLTWAENAEIFGDVGFGFQVTFLNKCDELERATVAEFYQRCFGEELPQSAANTLAVA; encoded by the coding sequence ATGACTGAAACCCACACCGGCATGATGCCCACCCACGCTCCCGACACGACCGTCATGGTCAAAGATGTTTTTGGGTTCGACTCAGATCTGGAAGTCCCCGCCTTCAAGGAAAAGAGCGACTACGTTCCCGACTTCGACGAGAACTACATCTTCAACAAGGAAACCACGCTGGCTATTTTGGCGGGCTTTGCCCACAACCGCCGCGTCATGGTGCAGGGCTATCACGGCACGGGTAAGTCCACTCACATCGAGCAGGTGGCGGCACGCCTCAACTGGCCCTGCATCCGCATTAACCTGGACAGCCATGTCAGCCGTATCGACCTTGTGGGCAAGGACGCGATCGTGCTCAAGGACGGGCAGCAGGTAACGGAGTTCCGCGAAGGCATTTTGCCGTGGGCGCTTCAGCACCCCGTTGCACTGGTGTTTGACGAATATGACGCCGGCCGCCCGGACGTGATGTTTGTCATCCAGCGCATTTTGGAAGTGTCCGGCAAGCTGACCCTGCTCGACCAGAACAAGGTACTGCGACCGCACCCATCCTTCAGGTTGTTCTCCACCACCAACACCATTGGTCTGGGGGATACGTCGGGCCTCTATCACGGCACGCAGCAGATCAACCAGGGCCAGATGGACCGCTGGAACATCGTCACCACGCTCAACTACCTGCCGCACCAGCAGGAAACGGACATCGTGCTGGCAAAGGCCGAGCACTATCAGAATGACGAAGGCAAAAAGACCGTCGCCGCCATGGTGCGCGTGGCTGATCTCACCCGCAACGCCTTCATCAATGGCGATATTTCCACCGTCATGAGCCCACGCACGGTGCTGACATGGGCGGAAAACGCCGAGATTTTCGGTGATGTCGGTTTTGGTTTTCAGGTAACCTTCCTTAACAAGTGCGATGAGCTGGAACGCGCCACGGTGGCGGAGTTCTATCAGCGATGCTTTGGTGAAGAGCTGCCCCAATCCGCAGCTAACACTCTGGCAGTTGCCTAA
- the cobT gene encoding cobaltochelatase subunit CobT, with the protein MSSGKENPVEPFKRAVTMALRSIAGRDDLTVNFGTEPASLRGSNVRLPLPSRDLPENEVAQCRGSADSIALRIAHHNAATHQHLMPAGGTARAVFEAAETARVEALGANAMKGVANNLTAALDDKCDKRGFSTITDRADAPIEEVVSMLVREKLTGIAPPDAATAMVDLWRPWVEEKAGQNLEKLIDISHDQEAFARATRDIIADLDMADELGDNPDQSDDDSDDDDDGDAPGEDNIEGGEAEQAEGMSAEQLEMADGEGDDGEEQAVEVEAEDQQVEGDPDDSAEGQQPWRPDGTADNNRGVGYRIYSAANDEVIVAEDLCDTDELARLRQYLDQQLQQMQGVVGRLANRLQRRLQAKQNRTWEFDLEEGMLDAARLSRIVIDPMHPLSYKMEKDMNFRDTVVTLLLDNSGSMRGRPITVAAMCADILARTLERCSVKTEILGFTTRAWKGGQSRERWLADGKPANPGRLNDLRHIIYKSAETPWRRARRNLGLMMREGLLKENIDGEALVWAHNRLLARPEQRRILMVISDGAPVDDSTLSVNSGNYLERHLREVIEQIETRSPVELIAIGIGHDVTRYYKRAVTIVDAEQLGGAMTEKLAELFEDDVRAGKRNTSGPRDQRGRQRRGDMPQVPPQTSATATR; encoded by the coding sequence GTGTCCAGCGGCAAGGAAAATCCGGTCGAGCCCTTCAAGCGGGCGGTGACCATGGCGTTGCGCTCAATTGCTGGGCGCGATGACCTAACGGTCAATTTCGGCACCGAGCCTGCCAGCCTGCGCGGCAGCAACGTACGCCTGCCCCTGCCCAGCCGCGACCTGCCGGAGAACGAAGTAGCCCAGTGCCGGGGCTCCGCAGACTCAATCGCTCTGCGCATTGCCCATCATAACGCTGCGACCCATCAGCACCTTATGCCTGCGGGCGGCACCGCGCGCGCGGTGTTTGAAGCTGCTGAAACCGCACGCGTTGAAGCTCTTGGTGCCAACGCGATGAAAGGTGTTGCCAATAACCTGACAGCCGCGCTGGACGACAAATGCGACAAGCGCGGCTTTTCGACCATCACCGATCGTGCCGATGCGCCGATTGAAGAAGTCGTAAGCATGTTGGTGCGTGAAAAGCTGACTGGCATCGCACCGCCGGATGCTGCCACCGCGATGGTGGACTTGTGGCGCCCCTGGGTTGAAGAGAAGGCTGGCCAGAACCTGGAAAAACTCATCGACATCAGCCACGACCAGGAGGCCTTTGCTCGCGCGACCCGCGACATCATCGCCGACCTCGATATGGCTGACGAACTGGGCGACAACCCGGACCAGTCTGACGACGACAGCGACGATGATGACGACGGCGACGCCCCCGGCGAAGACAACATTGAAGGTGGCGAGGCGGAGCAGGCTGAGGGCATGTCTGCCGAGCAGCTTGAAATGGCCGACGGCGAAGGCGATGACGGCGAAGAACAGGCCGTTGAGGTGGAAGCCGAAGATCAACAGGTGGAAGGTGACCCGGACGACAGCGCCGAAGGCCAGCAACCATGGCGGCCCGACGGCACCGCTGACAACAATCGGGGCGTCGGCTATCGCATTTACTCCGCTGCCAACGACGAAGTGATTGTAGCCGAAGACCTGTGCGACACCGACGAGCTAGCGCGTCTGCGGCAATATCTCGACCAGCAGTTGCAACAGATGCAGGGCGTGGTCGGCAGGCTGGCCAACCGCCTTCAGCGCCGCCTTCAGGCAAAGCAGAACCGCACCTGGGAGTTCGACCTTGAAGAAGGGATGCTGGATGCCGCCCGCCTGTCGCGCATCGTCATCGACCCCATGCACCCCCTCTCCTACAAAATGGAGAAGGACATGAACTTCCGCGACACCGTGGTGACGCTGCTGCTGGACAATTCAGGCTCCATGCGCGGCAGGCCCATCACGGTGGCCGCCATGTGTGCCGACATTCTGGCGCGAACCCTTGAGCGCTGCTCGGTCAAAACAGAAATCCTCGGCTTTACAACCCGCGCCTGGAAGGGCGGCCAGTCGCGCGAGCGCTGGCTGGCGGATGGCAAACCCGCCAACCCCGGCAGGCTTAACGATCTGCGCCACATCATCTACAAATCTGCGGAAACCCCGTGGCGACGCGCCCGGCGCAATCTCGGCCTGATGATGCGTGAAGGGCTGTTGAAGGAAAATATCGACGGAGAAGCGCTGGTATGGGCGCATAACCGCCTGCTGGCCCGCCCCGAACAACGCCGTATCCTGATGGTTATCTCTGATGGTGCGCCCGTGGATGACAGCACTCTGTCGGTAAACTCCGGCAACTACCTTGAACGGCACCTGCGCGAAGTCATCGAGCAGATTGAAACCAGGTCACCCGTTGAACTGATTGCCATCGGCATCGGCCACGATGTGACGCGCTACTACAAGCGCGCCGTCACCATTGTGGACGCAGAGCAACTCGGCGGTGCCATGACCGAAAAGCTGGCAGAACTGTTCGAGGACGATGTCCGCGCAGGCAAGCGCAACACGTCGGGACCGCGCGACCAACGCGGGCGGCAGCGGCGCGGAGACATGCCCCAGGTGCCACCACAAACGTCTGCAACCGCCACCAGGTAG
- a CDS encoding esterase-like activity of phytase family protein, producing MRYAFSGLTSRVAGASLVSLLALFAVSTDLQAATMSDAEALTVSYAAIELNPSNPADMPAAPGAHPSPLSYVGGLVLSSSDPRFGGLSGLEVSDDGTRLIAVTDTGHWVTASLFYRDGALAGLSDATIAPLRDPSKQSVAGSKRLGDAEALTRLPDGRLAVAFERTHRVWAYEFDTLGDAAPAMPVAISPDLANAENNKGLEALAALPDGTLLAVTEATLTPQGDITGWRVGQKGAGDVSIKRIHPFDLTDMAVLPSGDLLTLERRYSPLGGVGAQMRIVAAQSIDGDAPLDGPIIYRSTAGQTVDNMEGIAVRQDEAGRIFVYVVSDDNFNPLQRTLLLMFELKDL from the coding sequence ATGCGATACGCCTTTTCAGGTCTGACATCGCGCGTGGCAGGTGCAAGCCTTGTTAGCCTTCTCGCCCTGTTCGCCGTCAGCACTGACTTACAGGCGGCTACGATGTCGGACGCTGAGGCGCTGACAGTCAGCTATGCGGCCATCGAACTCAATCCGTCAAACCCTGCCGACATGCCTGCGGCACCCGGCGCACATCCGTCACCTCTCAGCTATGTCGGCGGGCTGGTGCTCTCGTCGTCAGACCCCCGGTTTGGCGGCCTTTCAGGGCTGGAGGTGAGTGACGACGGGACACGCCTCATCGCTGTGACCGACACCGGCCACTGGGTCACAGCCTCACTTTTCTATCGCGACGGCGCGCTGGCAGGCCTGAGTGATGCCACCATAGCGCCCTTGCGCGACCCCTCGAAACAATCAGTCGCGGGCAGCAAACGTCTGGGCGATGCCGAAGCGTTGACCCGTTTACCCGATGGCCGCCTTGCCGTCGCATTCGAGCGCACCCACCGGGTTTGGGCCTATGAGTTTGATACGTTGGGTGACGCTGCGCCGGCCATGCCCGTGGCCATCAGCCCGGACCTCGCCAATGCAGAAAACAACAAGGGGCTGGAAGCACTCGCAGCACTACCGGACGGCACGTTGCTGGCCGTGACAGAAGCCACCTTGACACCTCAGGGAGATATAACGGGGTGGCGTGTCGGACAAAAAGGCGCTGGCGATGTGAGCATCAAGCGCATACACCCCTTCGACCTCACCGATATGGCAGTACTGCCCTCCGGCGACCTCCTGACACTTGAGCGACGTTACAGCCCGCTTGGCGGCGTCGGCGCGCAGATGCGTATTGTGGCGGCCCAAAGCATTGATGGCGATGCGCCCCTGGACGGCCCCATCATCTACCGCTCAACAGCCGGCCAGACGGTGGACAACATGGAAGGTATCGCCGTCCGGCAGGACGAAGCCGGACGCATATTTGTGTATGTGGTCTCTGACGACAACTTCAATCCGTTGCAGCGCACACTTTTACTGATGTTTGAGTTGAAAGACCTCTAG
- the rpmB gene encoding 50S ribosomal protein L28, producing MARRCELTGKGVLTGNNVSHAVNKTRRRFLPNLCNVTLSSDVLGRSVKVRASAAALRSVEHKGGLDPFLASAREENLSLQLQRLKREIAKSKTAPEVASA from the coding sequence ATGGCCCGCCGCTGCGAACTTACGGGCAAAGGTGTGCTCACTGGCAACAATGTGAGCCACGCGGTCAACAAGACCCGCCGCCGTTTTTTGCCGAATCTGTGCAATGTGACCCTCTCCAGCGATGTGCTTGGCCGGAGCGTAAAGGTGCGTGCAAGTGCAGCAGCTTTGCGGTCCGTTGAGCATAAGGGCGGGCTTGATCCGTTTCTGGCCTCCGCGCGCGAGGAAAATCTTTCGCTGCAGCTTCAGCGCCTGAAGCGCGAAATCGCCAAATCAAAGACCGCTCCTGAAGTCGCCAGTGCCTAG